A genomic window from Providencia alcalifaciens includes:
- the yacG gene encoding DNA gyrase inhibitor YacG encodes MNEIIEVNCPTCQKVVTWNESSPFRPFCSKRCQLIDLGEWAAEEKRIESQGEISDSDNWSEAPEH; translated from the coding sequence ATGAATGAAATTATTGAAGTCAATTGTCCGACTTGCCAAAAAGTCGTGACTTGGAATGAATCCAGCCCTTTTCGTCCATTTTGCAGCAAAAGATGTCAATTGATTGATTTAGGTGAGTGGGCCGCCGAAGAAAAACGTATTGAAAGCCAAGGTGAAATTTCCGATAGCGATAATTGGAGTGAAGCACCTGAGCATTAA